From the genome of Pseudomonas sp. Teo4, one region includes:
- a CDS encoding sarcosine oxidase subunit delta, translating into MKILTCPLNGPRNISEFTYGGEFKHMPDPRNCSDAEWADYVFNSDNHAGVVVEWWLHNASSYWFLAERHTVSDQVLRTFDPKEVFDRRIDFAPTATPEIAG; encoded by the coding sequence ATGAAGATCCTGACCTGCCCCTTGAACGGCCCGCGCAACATCAGCGAATTCACCTACGGCGGCGAGTTCAAGCACATGCCCGACCCGCGCAACTGCAGCGACGCCGAATGGGCCGACTACGTGTTCAACAGCGACAACCATGCCGGGGTGGTGGTCGAGTGGTGGCTGCACAACGCCTCCAGCTACTGGTTCCTGGCCGAGCGCCACACCGTCAGCGACCAGGTACTGCGCACCTTCGACCCCAAAGAAGTGTTCGACCGCCGCATCGACTTCGCCCCCACCGCCACCCCGGAGATCGCAGGATGA
- a CDS encoding FAD-dependent oxidoreductase translates to MPFALLKYGLSADYPVEVDLPPPCELKPRYDVVIIGGGGHGLAIAYYLAKYHGVTNVAVLEKAYLGGGNTARNTAVIRSNYLTSEGVRFYAESVRMFQNLSNEFDFNIMYSERGQLTLAHTDATVRAFRQRAEVNKHFGGRTEMIDRQQIRELVPSLNLDPGHLPVLAGLWHIDGATARHDAVAWGYAKQAAKRGVEIHQLTEVQDLLIRNGRIEAVKTNRGTVQCGCVVQAVAGASSLLMTKAGIRAPIHTYPLQAMVTQPFKPFLDPLVSSSALHCYVQQTSRGEIVFGGGSDPYPLYNTRSTLDLKESLLAHAIEMFPFMANAKLMRQWAGMTDMTPDYSPIMGLSPVKNYYLDAGWGTWGFKATPICGKTMAELVASGGQVPELIAPFALERFSRFQQVNEMGATAASH, encoded by the coding sequence ATGCCCTTCGCCCTGCTGAAATACGGCCTGAGCGCCGATTACCCGGTGGAGGTCGACCTGCCGCCACCCTGCGAACTCAAGCCACGCTACGACGTGGTGATCATCGGTGGCGGCGGCCATGGCCTGGCCATCGCCTACTACCTGGCCAAGTACCATGGCGTCACCAACGTCGCCGTGCTGGAAAAAGCCTACCTGGGCGGCGGCAATACCGCGCGCAACACCGCCGTGATCCGCTCCAACTACCTCACTTCCGAGGGCGTGCGCTTCTACGCGGAATCGGTGCGGATGTTCCAGAACCTGTCGAACGAATTCGACTTCAACATCATGTACTCCGAGCGCGGCCAGCTCACCCTGGCGCACACCGACGCCACCGTGCGCGCCTTCCGCCAGCGGGCCGAGGTCAACAAGCACTTCGGTGGCCGCACTGAAATGATCGACCGCCAGCAGATCCGCGAACTGGTACCGAGCCTGAACCTCGACCCCGGCCACCTGCCGGTGCTGGCAGGCCTGTGGCACATCGACGGCGCCACCGCCCGCCACGACGCCGTGGCCTGGGGCTACGCCAAGCAGGCGGCCAAGCGCGGGGTGGAGATTCACCAGCTCACCGAGGTGCAGGACCTGCTGATTCGCAACGGCCGCATCGAAGCGGTGAAAACCAACCGTGGCACGGTGCAGTGCGGCTGCGTGGTGCAGGCGGTTGCTGGCGCCAGCTCGCTGCTGATGACCAAGGCCGGCATCCGCGCGCCGATCCACACCTACCCCCTGCAGGCCATGGTCACCCAGCCGTTCAAGCCGTTCCTCGATCCGCTGGTCAGTTCCTCCGCCCTGCATTGCTACGTGCAACAGACCAGCCGTGGCGAAATCGTCTTCGGCGGCGGCTCCGACCCCTACCCGCTGTACAACACCCGCTCCACCCTGGACCTCAAGGAAAGCCTGCTGGCCCACGCCATCGAGATGTTCCCGTTCATGGCCAACGCCAAGTTGATGCGCCAGTGGGCCGGCATGACCGACATGACCCCGGACTACAGCCCGATCATGGGCCTCTCGCCGGTGAAGAACTATTACCTGGATGCCGGCTGGGGCACCTGGGGCTTCAAGGCCACGCCCATCTGCGGCAAGACCATGGCCGAGCTGGTCGCCAGCGGCGGCCAGGTGCCGGAACTGATCGCGCCATTCGCCCTGGAGCGCTTCAGCCGCTTCCAGCAAGTCAACGAAATGGGCGCCACTGCGGCCAGCCACTAG
- the folD gene encoding bifunctional methylenetetrahydrofolate dehydrogenase/methenyltetrahydrofolate cyclohydrolase FolD, protein MNAIPSVKLIDGKATAARVLAEVREQVDTLRQGGVQPALAVVLVGMDAASQVYVRNKVLRAEEVGIRSLEHRLPGDTSQRELLTLIDRLNRDTAVNGILVQLPLPGHIDEHRVLQAISPLKDVDGFHSENVGGLAQGRDVLTPCTPSGCMRLLRDACGELRGKHAVVVGRSNIVGKPMAALLLQADCTVTVVHSRSRDLPALCREADILVAAVGKPRLIGADWLKPGAVVIDVGINRIDEDGRSRLVGDVDFDAALPQAAAITPVPGGVGPMTIAYLMKNTLLALDLQQQAAQQERTPCPSPC, encoded by the coding sequence ATGAACGCCATCCCCAGTGTCAAGCTGATCGACGGCAAGGCCACGGCGGCGCGGGTGCTGGCCGAGGTGCGCGAGCAGGTCGACACCCTGCGTCAGGGCGGCGTGCAACCGGCCCTGGCGGTGGTGCTGGTGGGCATGGATGCGGCCAGCCAGGTGTATGTGCGCAACAAGGTGCTGCGGGCCGAGGAAGTGGGCATACGTTCGCTGGAGCACCGCCTGCCCGGCGACACCAGCCAGCGCGAACTGCTGACCCTGATCGACCGGCTCAACCGCGACACCGCGGTCAACGGCATCCTCGTGCAGTTGCCGCTGCCCGGGCATATCGACGAACACCGAGTGTTGCAGGCCATCAGCCCGCTCAAGGACGTGGACGGTTTCCACAGTGAAAACGTCGGTGGCCTGGCCCAGGGCCGCGATGTGCTCACCCCGTGCACGCCCAGCGGCTGCATGCGCCTGTTGCGCGATGCCTGCGGCGAATTGCGCGGCAAGCACGCGGTGGTGGTCGGCCGCTCGAACATCGTCGGCAAGCCCATGGCCGCCCTGCTGTTGCAGGCCGACTGCACGGTGACCGTGGTGCACTCGCGCAGCCGCGACTTGCCAGCGCTGTGCCGCGAGGCCGACATCCTGGTCGCCGCGGTCGGCAAGCCGCGACTGATCGGCGCTGACTGGCTCAAGCCCGGTGCAGTCGTCATCGACGTGGGCATCAACCGCATCGACGAGGACGGCCGCAGCCGCCTGGTGGGCGATGTCGACTTCGACGCCGCCCTGCCCCAGGCCGCCGCCATCACCCCGGTTCCCGGCGGTGTCGGGCCGATGACCATCGCCTACCTGATGAAAAACACCCTGCTCGCCCTCGACCTGCAACAACAGGCCGCCCAACAGGAGCGCACCCCATGCCCTTCGCCCTGCTGA
- the purU gene encoding formyltetrahydrofolate deformylase — protein sequence MHPAPDHFILRVSCPAVSGIVAAVTTYLAEHGCYISEMAQFDDEDNGRFFMRAVFRYNTGVSGDTPQLEAGFADVAQRFDMDWSLHSSARPMRVLLMVSKFDHCLSDLLYRHAKGELDMQITAVVSNHLDLRPMAERQGIRFVYLPVTKETKAEQEAALMRIVEDTGTELVVLARYMQILSDDLCRQLSGRAINIHHSFLPGFKGAKPYHQAYQRGVKLIGATAHYVTSDLDEGPIIEQEVQRVDHAYAPDDLVAIGRDTETIALSRAVKYHLEHRVFLNHDRTVIFK from the coding sequence ATGCACCCCGCTCCCGACCATTTCATCCTGCGCGTCAGCTGCCCGGCCGTGTCCGGCATCGTCGCGGCGGTGACCACCTACCTGGCCGAGCACGGTTGCTACATCAGCGAGATGGCGCAGTTCGACGACGAAGACAATGGCCGCTTCTTCATGCGCGCCGTGTTCCGCTACAACACCGGTGTCAGTGGCGACACGCCGCAACTGGAGGCGGGCTTTGCCGACGTGGCCCAGCGCTTCGACATGGACTGGAGCCTGCACAGCAGCGCCCGGCCGATGCGCGTGCTGCTGATGGTGAGCAAGTTCGACCATTGCCTCAGCGACCTGCTGTACCGCCACGCCAAGGGTGAGCTGGACATGCAGATCACCGCCGTGGTCTCCAACCACCTGGACCTGCGCCCCATGGCCGAACGCCAGGGCATCCGCTTCGTCTACCTGCCGGTGACCAAGGAAACCAAGGCCGAGCAGGAAGCGGCGCTGATGCGCATCGTCGAGGACACCGGCACCGAACTGGTGGTACTGGCGCGCTACATGCAGATTCTCTCCGACGACCTGTGCCGCCAGCTCTCTGGCCGGGCCATCAACATCCACCACTCGTTCCTGCCGGGGTTCAAGGGCGCCAAGCCCTATCACCAGGCCTATCAACGTGGGGTCAAGCTGATCGGCGCCACCGCCCACTACGTGACCAGCGACCTGGACGAAGGCCCGATCATCGAGCAGGAAGTCCAGCGTGTCGACCACGCCTACGCCCCCGACGACCTGGTCGCCATCGGCCGTGACACCGAAACCATCGCCCTGTCCCGCGCGGTGAAGTACCACCTCGAACACCGGGTGTTCCTCAACCACGACCGCACGGTGATCTTCAAATGA
- a CDS encoding MbtH family protein codes for MTSVFDRDDIQFQVVVNHEEQYSIWPDYKAIPNGWRAVGKSGLKKDCLAYIDEVWTDMRPLSLRQKMAEAAAQ; via the coding sequence ATGACTTCCGTTTTCGACCGCGACGATATTCAGTTCCAGGTAGTGGTCAACCACGAAGAGCAATACTCCATCTGGCCCGACTACAAGGCCATCCCTAATGGCTGGCGCGCCGTGGGCAAGAGCGGCCTGAAAAAGGACTGCCTGGCGTACATCGACGAGGTCTGGACCGACATGCGCCCACTGAGCCTGCGCCAGAAGATGGCTGAAGCCGCCGCGCAGTGA
- a CDS encoding thioesterase II family protein, whose amino-acid sequence MSAMNLLCLPYSGASAMVYSRWRRKLPAWLQVRPVELPGRGARLGEPLQTDMQALARQLAAEQRMAANAPYALLGHSLGALLAFELAHELQALGCPAPRALFACGTAAPTRREDYDGKNWREPKTDAELINELRELNGTPEEVLANAELMSLTLPILRHDFLLCGRYAYRQRLALQCPLHVLGGEADRASEEQLLAWRKETSGEFSLELFPGGHFFIHEHEDRVLAAVAASLEPYRLSA is encoded by the coding sequence GTGAGCGCGATGAACCTGCTGTGCCTGCCGTATTCCGGCGCCAGTGCCATGGTCTACAGCCGCTGGCGGCGCAAGCTGCCAGCCTGGCTGCAGGTGCGGCCGGTGGAGCTACCCGGGCGTGGCGCACGCCTGGGTGAGCCCCTGCAGACCGACATGCAGGCCCTGGCCCGGCAGTTGGCGGCTGAACAGCGTATGGCGGCCAATGCGCCCTATGCGTTGCTGGGGCATAGCCTGGGCGCGCTGTTGGCGTTCGAGCTGGCCCACGAGCTGCAAGCGCTGGGCTGCCCGGCCCCGCGCGCGTTGTTCGCCTGTGGCACTGCGGCACCGACCCGGCGTGAGGACTACGACGGCAAGAACTGGCGCGAGCCCAAGACCGACGCCGAGTTGATCAACGAGCTGCGCGAGCTGAACGGCACCCCGGAAGAGGTGCTGGCCAACGCCGAGCTGATGAGCCTGACCTTGCCCATTCTGCGCCATGACTTCCTGCTCTGTGGCCGTTATGCCTATCGCCAGCGGCTGGCGCTGCAGTGTCCGCTGCACGTGCTCGGTGGCGAGGCTGATCGTGCCAGCGAAGAGCAACTGCTGGCGTGGCGCAAGGAAACCTCGGGTGAGTTTTCGCTGGAGCTGTTCCCTGGTGGCCATTTCTTCATCCATGAGCATGAAGACCGCGTGCTCGCAGCGGTGGCCGCGTCCCTTGAGCCGTACAGGCTTTCTGCCTGA
- a CDS encoding hydrolase: MLINPRQATLLVVDIQEKLIGAMSDPEGTRARARWLLAATAELELPIVISEQYPKGLGHTLAELTAAAPAAQVVEKTHFSCVAAECLPEHLLARDQVIVCGMETHVCVLQTVLGLLALGKQVFVVEDACDSRTPASKAAGLARMRDAGAQVVTREMVLFELMVSASHPLFRHISKTYLVGEQP, translated from the coding sequence ATGCTGATCAACCCCCGCCAGGCCACGCTGCTGGTCGTCGATATCCAGGAAAAACTCATTGGCGCCATGAGCGACCCCGAAGGCACCCGTGCGCGGGCGCGCTGGTTGCTAGCGGCGACTGCCGAGCTGGAATTGCCGATCGTGATCTCCGAGCAGTACCCCAAGGGCCTGGGGCATACCCTGGCGGAACTCACCGCCGCCGCACCGGCCGCCCAGGTGGTGGAGAAGACCCACTTTTCCTGTGTGGCCGCCGAGTGCCTGCCCGAACATCTGCTGGCCCGTGATCAAGTGATCGTGTGTGGCATGGAAACCCACGTCTGCGTGCTGCAGACCGTGCTGGGCCTGCTGGCACTGGGCAAGCAGGTGTTCGTGGTCGAGGACGCCTGCGACAGCCGCACCCCGGCCAGCAAGGCCGCAGGCCTGGCGCGCATGCGCGATGCGGGGGCGCAGGTGGTGACTCGTGAGATGGTCCTGTTCGAATTGATGGTCAGTGCCAGCCACCCGTTGTTCCGCCATATCAGCAAAACCTATCTGGTCGGTGAGCAGCCCTGA
- a CDS encoding DUF1615 domain-containing protein, whose protein sequence is MNRGLVATGLVALALLQGCAGRREEAPETDPAKVRAQLMRLLPAQAKDRQGWAKDIQVAFEAQDIAPSKSNLCAVLAVTEQESTFNADPQVPNLGRIAREEIDRRAARLHIPKLLVDGALNTNSGNGKTYQQRLLAVRSEKQLSTLYDDFIAGLPLGKTLLGGLNPVHTGGPMQVSIDFAEQHAKGYPYSYEGTIRQEVFTRRGGLYFGIAHLLGYPAHYERPLYRFADFNAGWYASRNAAFQAALSRATGVKLALDGDLVAPGAIMPGTTEQAARKLGVKLGLRNPQIRSQLGQGDSLAFEDSQLYSGVFALADASAGKPVPRAVLPGIELKSPKITRKLTTAWFAGRVDERYQRCMKR, encoded by the coding sequence CTGAACCGGGGGTTAGTGGCGACAGGGCTGGTGGCGCTGGCTCTGTTGCAAGGTTGCGCCGGGCGCCGCGAAGAAGCGCCAGAGACCGACCCGGCGAAGGTCAGGGCACAGCTGATGCGGCTGTTGCCTGCGCAAGCCAAGGACCGCCAGGGCTGGGCCAAGGATATTCAGGTGGCCTTCGAGGCCCAGGATATTGCCCCAAGCAAAAGCAACCTGTGCGCCGTGCTGGCGGTCACCGAGCAGGAGTCGACCTTCAATGCCGACCCGCAGGTGCCGAACCTTGGACGCATCGCCCGTGAGGAAATCGACCGGCGCGCGGCGCGCCTGCACATCCCCAAACTGTTGGTCGACGGCGCCCTGAATACCAACTCGGGCAATGGCAAGACCTATCAGCAAAGGTTGCTCGCGGTGCGCAGCGAGAAACAGCTGAGCACGCTGTACGACGACTTCATTGCCGGCCTCCCGTTGGGCAAGACCTTGCTGGGCGGGCTGAACCCGGTGCACACCGGTGGGCCGATGCAAGTGAGCATCGACTTTGCCGAGCAACACGCCAAGGGCTATCCCTACAGCTACGAAGGCACGATCCGGCAGGAGGTGTTTACCCGCCGAGGCGGTTTGTACTTCGGTATTGCCCACTTGCTGGGCTACCCCGCTCATTACGAGCGGCCGTTGTACCGCTTCGCCGATTTCAACGCGGGGTGGTACGCCAGCCGCAATGCCGCCTTCCAGGCTGCGTTGAGCCGGGCGACCGGGGTGAAGCTGGCGCTGGATGGCGACTTGGTCGCGCCAGGGGCGATCATGCCCGGTACCACCGAGCAGGCGGCGCGCAAACTGGGGGTGAAGCTTGGGCTGCGCAACCCGCAGATTCGCAGCCAGCTGGGGCAGGGTGACAGCCTGGCCTTCGAGGACAGCCAGCTTTACAGCGGCGTCTTCGCCCTGGCCGACGCGTCGGCCGGCAAGCCGGTGCCGCGTGCGGTATTGCCGGGGATCGAGCTGAAAAGCCCGAAGATTACCCGCAAGTTGACCACGGCGTGGTTCGCGGGAAGGGTGGATGAGCGGTATCAGCGGTGCATGAAGCGATAG
- a CDS encoding metal ABC transporter substrate-binding protein — translation MNFKHLSLALALAGLPSLSFATQVLTTLPVTHSLAVALLDGTSVQLKRAAPANLPASRQPSYFSGRGGASLQKAAQQADAVIGVRSIWRDDPLYPMARRSNIRIVEIDAARPVDGALPGIAVTGDEAYAAYPWLNPTNLGRMADVVANDLERLSPADKAKIQGNLAGLKRQLLELTASSQTRLAEVDNLTVVSLSDRLGYLVSGLNLDVAQQALPAEDKWDEAALKALGENLKAQDVALVLHHRQPEPAVAEVIKASGAKLVVVESDPEDALAGLKASVDQVVGALGEG, via the coding sequence CTGAACTTCAAGCACCTGTCGCTGGCCCTTGCCCTGGCTGGCCTGCCCTCGCTGAGTTTTGCCACCCAGGTGCTCACCACCTTGCCCGTGACCCACAGCCTGGCCGTGGCCCTGCTCGACGGCACCTCGGTGCAGCTCAAGCGCGCCGCCCCGGCCAACCTGCCGGCCAGCCGCCAGCCGTCGTATTTCAGCGGCCGTGGTGGTGCCAGCCTGCAGAAGGCCGCGCAGCAGGCGGACGCGGTGATCGGCGTACGCTCGATCTGGCGCGACGACCCGCTTTACCCGATGGCACGACGCAGCAATATCCGCATTGTCGAAATCGATGCGGCACGACCGGTGGACGGCGCACTGCCGGGCATTGCCGTGACCGGTGACGAAGCCTACGCCGCCTACCCCTGGCTCAACCCGACCAACCTGGGGCGCATGGCCGATGTGGTAGCCAACGACCTGGAGCGTTTGTCGCCCGCCGACAAGGCGAAGATCCAGGGTAACCTGGCCGGCCTCAAGCGCCAGTTGCTGGAGCTGACCGCCAGCAGCCAGACGCGTCTGGCCGAGGTCGACAACCTGACCGTGGTGAGCCTGTCGGACCGTTTGGGCTATCTGGTCAGCGGGCTGAACCTGGATGTCGCGCAGCAGGCGCTACCGGCCGAGGACAAGTGGGATGAGGCGGCGCTCAAGGCGCTGGGTGAGAACCTGAAGGCGCAGGATGTGGCCTTGGTGCTGCACCACCGCCAGCCGGAGCCGGCGGTGGCCGAGGTGATCAAGGCATCCGGGGCCAAGCTGGTGGTGGTCGAGAGCGACCCGGAAGATGCGCTGGCCGGGTTGAAGGCCAGTGTCGATCAGGTGGTTGGCGCACTGGGCGAAGGTTGA
- a CDS encoding metal ABC transporter permease has translation MSYEAFRQLVQEWASAGYLPEALAYGFVINALLAGLMIGPVLGGLGTLVVVKRFAFFSEAVGHAALTGVAIGILLGEPYTGPYGSLFGYCLLFGILLNYLRNRTGLSPDTLIGVFLSVSLALGASLLLMLAGKINVHILENVLFGSVLTVSAHDLVVLGIVAVLVLSLALPLYNRIMLASFNPQLAAVRGVAVKTLDYLFVVLVTLVTVASVKVIGAILVGALLVIPAAAARLVSQSLKGFFFLSVLIATLSTLLGILLPIVLDLPVPSGAAIILVAGLCFALAALARTLVPRLQGNPA, from the coding sequence ATGAGTTATGAAGCATTCCGCCAACTGGTCCAGGAATGGGCCAGCGCCGGCTATCTGCCCGAGGCCTTGGCCTACGGGTTCGTGATCAATGCCTTGCTGGCCGGCCTGATGATCGGGCCGGTACTGGGCGGCCTGGGCACGCTGGTCGTGGTCAAGCGCTTTGCCTTTTTCTCCGAGGCGGTTGGCCATGCCGCGCTGACAGGCGTGGCCATCGGCATCCTGCTCGGCGAACCCTATACCGGCCCGTACGGCAGCCTGTTCGGCTACTGCCTGCTGTTCGGCATTCTGTTGAATTACCTGCGCAACCGCACCGGGCTTTCGCCAGACACGTTGATCGGCGTATTCCTTTCGGTGTCCCTGGCCCTGGGTGCGAGTCTGCTGCTGATGCTGGCCGGCAAGATCAACGTGCACATTCTCGAGAACGTGCTATTCGGCTCGGTGCTGACCGTCAGCGCCCACGACCTGGTGGTGCTGGGCATTGTCGCAGTGCTGGTGTTGAGCCTGGCCCTGCCGCTCTACAACCGCATCATGCTGGCCAGTTTCAACCCACAGCTGGCCGCGGTGCGCGGGGTGGCGGTGAAGACGCTGGACTACCTGTTCGTGGTGCTGGTGACCTTGGTCACCGTGGCCTCGGTGAAAGTGATCGGGGCGATTCTGGTGGGTGCGCTACTGGTGATTCCCGCCGCCGCCGCGCGCCTGGTCAGCCAGTCGCTCAAGGGCTTTTTCTTCCTCTCGGTGCTGATCGCCACGCTGAGCACCCTGCTCGGCATCCTGTTGCCGATCGTCCTCGACCTGCCGGTGCCATCGGGCGCCGCGATCATTCTGGTCGCCGGCCTGTGCTTCGCCCTCGCCGCCCTGGCCCGCACCCTCGTCCCACGCCTGCAAGGAAACCCGGCATGA
- a CDS encoding metal ABC transporter ATP-binding protein gives MTAAATLTAPSGPRIEFAGIDLTLGRTRILEQVAFSVAAGSVHAIVGPNGGGKSSLIKTLLGQMPHQGQLTLHWSGAGKVIGYVPQALEFDRGLPMTVDDFMAAMCQRRPAFLGLSRRIQPAIDAALARVGMLDKRKRRMGALSGGERQRVLLAQGLIPEPQLLVLDEPMSALDEAGIQVFEQLLQGWRQAGTTVLWIEHDLQAVLRLADRVTGLSRQVLFDAPPAQALTPERLLSLFSVHPRSESLA, from the coding sequence ATGACCGCCGCCGCCACACTCACCGCTCCCAGCGGGCCACGCATCGAGTTCGCCGGCATCGACCTGACCCTGGGCCGTACGCGCATCCTTGAACAGGTTGCCTTCAGCGTCGCCGCCGGCAGCGTGCACGCCATCGTCGGCCCCAACGGCGGCGGCAAGAGCTCGTTGATCAAGACCCTGCTCGGGCAGATGCCGCACCAGGGCCAACTGACCCTGCACTGGTCCGGCGCAGGCAAGGTGATTGGCTATGTACCCCAGGCGCTTGAGTTCGACCGGGGCCTGCCCATGACCGTGGACGACTTCATGGCTGCCATGTGCCAGCGACGCCCCGCGTTCCTGGGCCTGTCGCGGCGCATCCAGCCGGCCATCGATGCCGCGCTGGCGCGGGTCGGCATGCTCGACAAGCGCAAGCGGCGCATGGGTGCGTTGTCCGGTGGCGAACGCCAGCGAGTGCTGCTGGCCCAGGGTTTGATCCCCGAGCCGCAACTGCTGGTGCTGGACGAGCCGATGTCGGCCCTCGACGAAGCGGGCATCCAGGTGTTCGAACAGTTGCTGCAGGGGTGGCGCCAGGCAGGTACCACCGTGCTGTGGATCGAGCACGACCTGCAGGCCGTGCTGCGCCTGGCCGACCGGGTCACCGGCCTGAGCCGCCAGGTGCTGTTCGATGCCCCACCCGCCCAGGCCCTGACCCCGGAGCGCCTGCTCAGCCTGTTCTCCGTTCACCCGCGCAGCGAGAGCCTCGCCTGA
- a CDS encoding metal ABC transporter substrate-binding protein, whose translation MLRSVLALLLACALPALALADNGKPLRIGITLHPYYSYVSNIVGDKAEVVPLIPAGFNPHAYEPRAEDIKRIGTLDVVVLNGVGHDDFADRMIAASEKPDIATIEANQNVPLLAATGIAARGAGKVVNPHTFLSISTTIAQVNNIARELGKLDPENAKLYTQNARAYAKRLRALRAEALAKVTEAPSATFRVATIHAAYDYLVRDFGLEVTAVVEPAHGIEPSPAQLKKTIDQLKALDVKVIFSEMDFPSAYVETIQRESGVRLYPLTHISYGEYTKEKYEVEMKRNLDTVVRAIQENRA comes from the coding sequence ATGCTCCGCTCAGTCCTCGCGCTGCTCCTGGCCTGCGCCCTGCCAGCCCTGGCCCTGGCCGACAACGGCAAGCCGCTGCGCATCGGCATCACCCTGCACCCCTACTACAGCTATGTCAGCAACATCGTGGGCGACAAGGCCGAAGTGGTGCCGCTGATTCCGGCAGGCTTCAACCCACACGCCTACGAGCCCCGGGCCGAGGACATCAAGCGTATCGGCACGCTGGACGTGGTGGTACTCAACGGCGTGGGTCATGACGATTTCGCCGACCGCATGATCGCCGCCAGCGAAAAGCCTGACATCGCGACCATCGAAGCCAACCAGAACGTACCGCTGCTGGCCGCCACCGGCATCGCCGCCCGCGGCGCGGGCAAGGTGGTCAACCCGCACACCTTCCTGTCCATCAGCACCACCATCGCCCAGGTCAACAACATCGCCCGTGAACTGGGCAAGCTCGACCCGGAAAACGCCAAGCTCTACACCCAGAACGCCCGCGCCTATGCCAAGCGCCTGCGCGCCCTGCGTGCCGAGGCTTTGGCGAAGGTCACCGAAGCGCCTTCCGCGACGTTCCGCGTCGCCACCATCCACGCGGCCTACGACTACCTGGTGCGCGACTTCGGCCTGGAAGTGACCGCCGTGGTCGAGCCGGCCCACGGCATCGAGCCAAGCCCTGCGCAACTGAAGAAAACCATCGACCAGTTGAAGGCGCTGGACGTGAAGGTAATTTTCTCTGAGATGGACTTCCCGTCCGCCTACGTCGAGACCATCCAGCGTGAATCGGGCGTACGCCTGTACCCGCTGACGCACATTTCCTACGGCGAGTACACCAAGGAAAAGTACGAAGTGGAAATGAAGCGCAACCTCGACACGGTGGTGCGGGCGATCCAGGAGAACCGCGCATGA
- a CDS encoding DUF6162 family protein — translation MSHAQVVRPAGAGHETLYVLLASLLIVVLAATVVLMRGEREDEQTIASHQIDARRDLTAAEQGIYTDLRVAFDEIQLLREESAATPSVDALAEEGLPPFVVDAGSQSRGSHQWQWLQAGAYLGRSQAPEIAGSFLLIVPADAGGQADVWLRRDSSTLAPEDLGQAALIAAGWQQVVSHYDAGVTREHRH, via the coding sequence ATGAGTCACGCCCAGGTAGTACGCCCGGCCGGTGCCGGGCACGAAACCCTCTACGTGCTGCTGGCCAGCCTGCTGATCGTGGTGCTGGCCGCCACGGTGGTGCTGATGCGCGGTGAGCGTGAGGACGAACAGACCATCGCCAGCCACCAGATCGACGCCCGACGCGACCTCACCGCCGCCGAGCAGGGCATCTACACCGACCTGCGGGTGGCCTTCGACGAGATCCAGCTGCTGCGCGAGGAAAGCGCCGCCACCCCCAGCGTGGACGCCCTGGCCGAAGAAGGCCTGCCGCCCTTCGTTGTCGATGCCGGCAGCCAGAGCCGTGGCAGCCACCAGTGGCAATGGCTGCAGGCCGGTGCCTATCTGGGGCGCAGCCAGGCCCCGGAAATCGCCGGCAGCTTCCTGTTGATCGTGCCCGCCGACGCTGGCGGCCAGGCCGATGTCTGGCTGCGCCGCGACAGTTCCACCCTGGCCCCGGAAGACCTGGGCCAGGCGGCATTGATCGCCGCCGGCTGGCAGCAGGTGGTCAGCCACTACGACGCCGGGGTCACCCGCGAACACCGTCACTGA
- a CDS encoding thiamine pyrophosphate-binding protein — protein sequence MSQAQTLPASPLKQWWLKWRFHLNILLILIPLGFMPKYFADAKMFRGDAGLGANPVSNIQIGPYTLDLAEMRDEAPRADGPAGHFKAFNAALCKACIEDVKAVYLRIGKPRSLRAAGTIFFGAPYRMATNLPVPPRTRPDAQIWITIEGWDGSMHQGSVALAKASPATVAWLEKQGGKP from the coding sequence ATGAGCCAGGCCCAAACCCTACCCGCAAGCCCACTGAAGCAGTGGTGGCTCAAGTGGCGCTTTCACCTGAATATCCTGCTGATCCTCATTCCGCTGGGTTTCATGCCCAAGTACTTTGCCGACGCCAAGATGTTCCGTGGCGACGCGGGCCTTGGCGCCAACCCGGTCAGCAACATCCAGATCGGCCCCTACACCCTGGACCTGGCTGAGATGCGCGACGAGGCGCCCCGCGCCGACGGACCTGCCGGCCACTTCAAGGCCTTCAACGCCGCCTTGTGCAAGGCGTGCATCGAAGACGTCAAGGCCGTTTACCTGCGTATAGGCAAGCCGCGTAGTCTGCGCGCCGCCGGCACCATCTTCTTCGGCGCACCGTACCGCATGGCCACCAACCTGCCGGTGCCACCGCGCACCCGGCCCGATGCGCAGATCTGGATCACCATCGAGGGCTGGGACGGCAGCATGCACCAAGGCTCCGTTGCGCTGGCCAAAGCATCCCCCGCCACCGTCGCCTGGCTCGAGAAACAAGGAGGCAAACCATGA